The following coding sequences are from one Rhipicephalus microplus isolate Deutch F79 chromosome 3, USDA_Rmic, whole genome shotgun sequence window:
- the LOC119159962 gene encoding neprilysin-21-like has translation MMHAFDIQGLRYNDQRKYARWASAAFMKEYTKRAMCLRQMHRSVERQKARQELSNFYDSENLADLVGVKIAYDGFSSLPRSQRTRILSGTNITAERLYFISHCVKWCREVQFGSGRYAPDRSRCIVPLMNMPEFSKAFECSAGDLMNPAERCGFWA, from the exons ATGATGCATGCATTCGACATTCAAGGGCTGCGATACAACGACCAGCGTAAATATGCGCGATGGGCTTcagccgcattcatgaaggaatACACTAAGAGGGCCATGTGTCTACGACAAATGCACAGAAGCGTC GAACGACAGAAGGCTCGTCAGGAGTTGAGCAACTTCTACGACTCTGAAAACCTGGCCGACCTCGTTGGCGTGAAAATAGCGTACGACGGCTTCTCTTCATTGCCGCGGAGCCAGCGGACGCGTATTTTGAGCGGCACGAACATCACAGCAGAACGTCTGTACTTTATTTCTCATTGTGTGAAGTGGTGCAGAGAGGTTCAATTTGGATCGGGACGATACGCTCCAGACCGGTCCCGGTGCATCGTTCCTTTGATGAACATGCCGGAATTCTCAAAGGCCTTTGAGTGCTCTGCAGGAGACCTCATGAATCCCGCAGAAAGATGCGGATTCTGGGCGTAA